The following proteins come from a genomic window of Aquimarina sp. MAR_2010_214:
- a CDS encoding YheT family hydrolase — MPLIESQYTPPFLFRNGHMSTIYPNLWRKVKGVSQKRERVELDDGDFIDLDWSYSTAPNSKKLTVIIHGLEGNGQRQYMLGLARLLNHNGWDSAAINLRNCSGEVNRLYKSYNAGASDDLDRIIKHILATYTYTNISICGFSLGGNIMLKYLGEGRSLAPEIKTAAAISVPCDLYDSLSEINKPKNYIYQQRFINHLKAKLYDRQVQFSDTLSTSDIKACKSLMDIDNLYTSKAHGYENAMDYYSKCSSRQFLKHIEVPSLILNAKNDSFLGDLCYPFDEAKKNPNLFLETPEYGGHVGFYLPNKAYYNELRTLNFFEQPN; from the coding sequence ATGCCTTTAATTGAATCCCAGTATACTCCTCCCTTTTTATTCAGAAATGGTCATATGTCTACCATATACCCTAATCTATGGCGTAAAGTAAAAGGAGTATCACAAAAAAGAGAACGTGTAGAACTTGATGATGGAGATTTTATAGATCTTGATTGGAGTTACAGCACAGCACCAAACTCAAAAAAACTAACTGTGATTATCCACGGTTTAGAAGGTAATGGGCAACGCCAATACATGCTTGGACTGGCAAGACTTTTAAATCATAACGGCTGGGATTCTGCAGCAATAAACCTTAGAAATTGTAGTGGAGAAGTAAATCGTCTTTATAAATCCTATAATGCTGGAGCCAGTGATGATTTAGATCGTATTATCAAACATATTCTCGCAACATATACCTATACTAATATATCAATATGTGGATTTAGTTTAGGAGGTAATATCATGTTAAAATATCTTGGAGAAGGTCGCTCTTTGGCGCCAGAGATAAAAACTGCAGCGGCTATTTCGGTTCCTTGTGATCTTTATGATTCACTATCAGAAATAAACAAACCAAAAAATTACATCTATCAACAACGGTTTATCAATCACTTAAAAGCCAAATTGTATGATCGACAAGTTCAATTTTCTGACACTTTAAGCACATCAGATATTAAAGCCTGCAAATCTCTTATGGATATCGATAATTTGTATACAAGTAAAGCCCATGGGTATGAAAATGCGATGGATTATTATTCTAAATGTAGCTCCAGGCAATTTCTGAAACATATCGAAGTTCCCTCCCTTATCCTAAATGCTAAAAATGATTCTTTCCTAGGAGATCTATGTTACCCTTTTGATGAAGCCAAGAAAAACCCTAATCTATTTCTTGAAACTCCTGAATATGGCGGTCATGTAGGTTTTTACCTTCCTAATAAAGCATATTATAATGAGTTGCGAACATTGAATTTTTTTGAGCAACCAAATTAA
- a CDS encoding bestrophin family protein: MYIKRNIGWGLILRYIWKNAIFFTLYTTSVFSIYHFLDWKFIDIPFQPLSVIGIAVAFYIGFKNSQSYDRFWEARKIWGGIVNYSRTWANQVICLVEDNKETKQILIYRHIAWINALRIQLRQPNSFSLKENAALEKLFKKHGEQKPACDEAKHFISEKEYLDLVKRKNAATHIIKNQGLHLKQLLEEGKITEFDKQLFHNTLEEFYNLQGKCERIKNTPFPRQYAYFSTLFTWIFILLLPFGLLNVFENELNEMNHDIKQGFIFLMVPLSVLISWIFFTMEKIGSNSEDPFEGRANDVPITALCKTIEIDLRDMLNEKDLPEKEQPKDNILY, from the coding sequence ATGTATATAAAACGAAATATTGGTTGGGGACTTATTCTAAGATATATCTGGAAAAACGCTATTTTCTTCACATTGTATACTACCAGTGTTTTTTCAATATATCATTTTTTAGATTGGAAATTTATAGACATCCCTTTTCAACCACTTTCTGTAATAGGTATTGCTGTTGCATTTTATATTGGCTTTAAAAATAGTCAAAGTTATGATCGATTTTGGGAGGCTCGTAAGATCTGGGGTGGTATTGTTAATTATTCGCGTACGTGGGCAAATCAAGTAATATGCTTAGTCGAAGATAACAAAGAAACCAAGCAAATTCTTATATATAGGCATATCGCTTGGATTAACGCCTTAAGAATACAACTCAGACAACCAAATTCCTTTAGTCTAAAAGAAAATGCTGCACTAGAAAAACTGTTCAAAAAACATGGCGAACAAAAGCCTGCATGCGATGAGGCAAAGCATTTTATTTCTGAAAAAGAGTATTTAGATCTTGTTAAAAGGAAGAATGCTGCAACTCATATAATTAAAAATCAAGGGTTACATCTTAAACAACTTTTGGAAGAAGGCAAAATTACAGAATTTGACAAACAGTTATTTCATAACACACTAGAAGAATTTTACAATCTTCAAGGGAAGTGCGAACGTATCAAAAACACGCCTTTCCCAAGGCAATATGCATATTTCAGTACTCTTTTTACTTGGATATTCATTCTTTTGCTCCCTTTTGGTCTGCTTAATGTCTTTGAAAATGAACTAAACGAAATGAATCATGACATAAAACAAGGATTCATATTTTTAATGGTACCACTATCTGTATTAATCAGTTGGATCTTTTTTACTATGGAAAAAATTGGAAGCAATAGTGAAGATCCTTTTGAAGGCAGAGCTAATGATGTACCTATTACTGCATTATGCAAAACTATTGAAATTGACCTACGTGATATGTTAAATGAAAAAGATTTACCAGAAAAAGAACAACCAAAAGATAATATTTTGTACTAA
- a CDS encoding thioesterase family protein, producing the protein MYLKDFEIRWNDIDANRHLANKAYIEFAAHTRMSFLTEKGFDQRLLGKFNIGPVVFYEHIYYFKEVFYGRPVKVSLEISGLSEDGKFFEFRHKYYDYKGRNFAQCEMMGAWMDLNTRKLIALPGEIHQLLDTVERPEDFKVLTKEDTRKFAKTPVDLEQV; encoded by the coding sequence ATGTATTTAAAAGATTTTGAAATTAGATGGAATGATATTGATGCAAATCGTCATTTGGCGAATAAAGCATATATAGAATTTGCCGCACATACCAGAATGTCTTTTTTAACAGAAAAGGGTTTTGATCAACGTCTTTTGGGTAAGTTTAATATTGGTCCTGTCGTATTTTATGAGCATATTTATTACTTTAAAGAGGTGTTTTATGGTAGACCGGTAAAAGTTTCTTTAGAAATTTCGGGATTAAGCGAAGATGGGAAGTTTTTTGAGTTCAGACATAAATATTATGATTATAAAGGCCGAAATTTTGCACAATGTGAAATGATGGGTGCCTGGATGGATTTGAATACTCGAAAATTGATTGCTTTGCCAGGTGAAATACACCAATTGTTAGACACAGTAGAACGACCAGAAGATTTTAAGGTACTTACCAAAGAAGATACAAGAAAATTTGCTAAAACTCCAGTAGATTTAGAACAAGTTTAA
- a CDS encoding DMT family transporter has translation MDKRTAALLAAFGASLIYGINHTVAKGVMPTYIKPFGFILLRVVGATLLFWFASMWAPKQKIERNDWPRVIACTIFGMVINMLMFFKGLQLSTPINSSVMITISPILVFILSAFFIKEKITFLRTIGILLGFSGALGLILFGSEIRQDAPNIPLGNALFIINAASYAIYLVLVKPLTSKYHSITLMKWFFLLSVIINFPITISEFSEVEWISLPHEVIWKMIFVVIATTFLTYLLNIFALRHLRASTIAAFIYLQPLLAISFAMFMGADTLNTVKIASALLVFLGVYLVTKPPKKTAS, from the coding sequence ATGGATAAAAGGACTGCTGCATTACTTGCTGCATTTGGCGCCAGTTTGATATATGGTATAAATCATACCGTGGCCAAAGGTGTAATGCCTACCTATATCAAACCATTTGGATTTATTTTATTGCGAGTAGTTGGTGCGACACTATTATTTTGGTTTGCATCGATGTGGGCACCAAAACAAAAAATAGAACGCAATGACTGGCCAAGGGTAATTGCCTGTACTATTTTTGGGATGGTGATCAACATGCTTATGTTTTTTAAAGGATTGCAATTATCAACACCAATCAATAGTTCTGTAATGATCACCATCTCTCCAATTTTGGTGTTTATTTTATCTGCTTTTTTTATAAAAGAGAAAATTACCTTTTTAAGAACTATTGGTATTTTATTAGGTTTTTCGGGAGCACTCGGTCTTATTCTTTTTGGTTCTGAAATACGTCAGGATGCACCAAACATCCCATTAGGAAATGCTTTATTTATTATCAATGCAGCTTCATATGCTATTTACTTAGTATTGGTAAAACCTTTAACCAGCAAGTATCATTCTATTACTTTAATGAAATGGTTTTTCTTACTCAGTGTGATCATTAATTTTCCGATTACCATTTCAGAATTTAGCGAAGTAGAATGGATTTCACTACCTCATGAGGTCATATGGAAAATGATTTTTGTTGTGATAGCGACTACCTTTCTAACATATTTACTAAATATATTTGCACTAAGACACTTAAGAGCATCTACAATTGCAGCATTCATTTATTTACAACCTCTATTGGCTATTAGTTTTGCCATGTTCATGGGGGCAGATACATTAAACACAGTTAAGATAGCATCTGCATTATTAGTTTTCCTGGGTGTGTATCTGGTTACCAAACCACCAAAAAAAACAGCCTCTTAA
- a CDS encoding arsenate reductase family protein: MKKIYHLSTCDTCKRILNELNPSSDFILQDIKNESITTEQIEKMYDLSGSYEALFSKRARLYKERDLKNQNLSEEDYKKLILEHYTFLKRPVIIVNDKIFVGNSKKVVEEANNTING; encoded by the coding sequence GTGAAAAAGATATACCATTTGTCTACTTGTGATACTTGCAAACGTATTTTAAACGAATTAAATCCTTCTTCGGATTTTATTTTGCAAGACATTAAAAACGAATCCATTACCACAGAGCAAATTGAAAAAATGTACGACTTGTCTGGAAGCTATGAGGCCTTATTTAGCAAAAGAGCCCGATTATACAAAGAACGAGATCTTAAAAATCAGAATTTATCTGAAGAAGATTATAAAAAATTAATCTTAGAACATTATACCTTCTTAAAACGACCAGTAATTATTGTAAATGACAAAATTTTTGTTGGTAACAGTAAAAAAGTAGTCGAAGAAGCCAATAACACTATTAATGGATAA
- a CDS encoding DinB family protein — MQDSITITRVNRKILEKILDNYSLDQLNEVPEGFKNNLIWNIAHVVVTQQLLVYKLSGLPMMIDDEMVDLYRKGTKTERPVTAEEVSEIKKLLFTTLDKTEKDLSDDIFKNYNDYETSTGFVLKSIEDAMNFNNYHEGIHLGYILALRKAI, encoded by the coding sequence ATGCAAGATTCAATAACAATTACTCGCGTAAATCGAAAAATATTAGAAAAAATATTAGATAACTATTCTTTGGATCAATTAAATGAAGTGCCTGAAGGATTTAAAAATAACCTAATATGGAATATTGCGCATGTAGTGGTAACTCAACAACTATTGGTGTATAAATTGAGTGGTTTACCAATGATGATTGATGATGAAATGGTAGACTTGTATCGAAAAGGAACAAAGACCGAAAGACCAGTTACTGCAGAAGAAGTATCAGAAATAAAGAAACTTTTATTTACAACATTAGATAAAACAGAAAAGGATTTAAGCGATGATATCTTTAAAAATTACAATGACTACGAGACTAGTACTGGATTTGTATTAAAATCTATTGAGGATGCGATGAATTTTAATAATTATCACGAAGGGATTCATTTAGGATATATCTTGGCACTTAGAAAAGCGATTTAA
- a CDS encoding DUF3298 and DUF4163 domain-containing protein has protein sequence MLLIFWGLYSCDTKESFTFEKQNFTVDTLLDCKNVDCASLEINVLKIVGDNLITTTINKEIENVACSILNVGEDVSAPTLNEAISQFNSSYQNISEEFPEEIVPYEATIDCELSFQCQGLLSIIMDSYIFTGGAHGNGTVSYINIDTKTGKRFSNKALFKNYNEFEHYVEKVFRTQYKIPENESINSTGFFFENDTFSLPSTIGFTDKEVVLYYNQYEINSYAEGPIELKLNKEEVASFFAVKIF, from the coding sequence TTGCTACTAATTTTTTGGGGATTATATAGCTGTGACACTAAAGAATCTTTCACTTTTGAAAAACAAAATTTTACAGTAGACACTCTTCTTGATTGTAAAAATGTGGATTGTGCTTCTTTAGAAATCAACGTATTAAAAATAGTTGGTGATAATCTCATAACTACTACTATTAATAAAGAAATAGAAAATGTAGCTTGTTCTATTTTAAATGTTGGTGAAGACGTATCAGCACCAACTCTTAACGAAGCGATCTCTCAATTTAATAGTTCATATCAAAATATTAGTGAAGAATTCCCTGAAGAAATCGTTCCTTATGAAGCCACTATTGATTGTGAACTTAGTTTCCAATGTCAAGGTTTACTCTCTATTATAATGGATTCTTATATATTTACTGGTGGTGCTCATGGAAATGGTACAGTTTCTTATATCAATATTGACACAAAAACAGGAAAACGATTTTCGAACAAAGCATTATTTAAAAATTATAATGAGTTTGAACATTATGTAGAAAAGGTCTTTAGAACACAATATAAGATCCCAGAAAATGAATCGATTAATAGTACCGGTTTCTTTTTTGAAAATGATACTTTCAGTTTACCTTCAACCATAGGGTTTACAGATAAAGAAGTTGTTCTCTATTACAATCAATATGAAATCAACTCCTATGCAGAAGGACCTATAGAATTAAAATTGAATAAGGAAGAAGTTGCTTCGTTTTTTGCAGTTAAGATTTTTTGA
- a CDS encoding cystathionine gamma-synthase, with amino-acid sequence MKFNTKTIHGGQQHDPAYGAVMPPIYQTSTYAQTTPGGHKGFEYSRTHNPTRKALEDSFASIENGKFGLAFGSGLAAIDAVIKLLKPGDEVISTNDLYGGTYRLFTKIFEDFGIKFHFIGMENADKVEDYVNENTKLVWVETPTNPMMNIIDIKAIAAISKKHNILLAVDNTFATPYLQRPLDLGADIVMHSATKYLGGHSDVVMGALIVKDEKLAEQLYFIQNASGAVCGPQDSFLVLRGIKTLHIRMQRHCENGEAIAKYLKNHPKIEKVYWPGFEDHPNHEVAKAQMDGFGGMISFVTKGSDYDSAIKIVENLKIFTLAESLGGVESLAGHPASMTHASIPKEEREKTGVVDSLIRLSVGIEDVDDLITDLDQAIG; translated from the coding sequence ATGAAATTTAACACTAAAACAATTCACGGAGGACAGCAACATGATCCAGCTTATGGTGCTGTTATGCCTCCGATATATCAGACATCCACATATGCTCAAACTACTCCAGGAGGGCATAAAGGTTTTGAATATAGCAGAACACATAATCCAACAAGAAAAGCATTAGAAGATTCTTTTGCCAGTATCGAAAACGGAAAATTTGGACTTGCTTTTGGATCTGGTCTTGCTGCCATAGATGCAGTAATCAAATTATTGAAACCTGGTGATGAGGTTATTTCTACGAATGATTTATACGGAGGAACCTATCGTTTGTTTACTAAAATCTTTGAAGATTTTGGAATCAAGTTTCACTTTATCGGAATGGAAAATGCAGATAAAGTAGAAGATTATGTAAATGAGAATACTAAATTAGTATGGGTTGAAACACCAACCAATCCTATGATGAATATTATTGATATTAAAGCCATAGCTGCAATATCAAAAAAACACAATATTTTGTTAGCCGTAGATAACACTTTTGCTACTCCATACCTGCAAAGACCTTTGGATCTTGGTGCCGATATTGTAATGCATAGTGCTACCAAATATTTAGGAGGACATAGTGATGTGGTTATGGGAGCATTGATTGTAAAAGATGAGAAATTAGCAGAGCAGCTTTATTTTATTCAGAATGCAAGCGGAGCTGTTTGTGGACCACAAGATAGCTTTTTGGTATTAAGAGGGATCAAGACATTGCATATACGTATGCAACGACACTGTGAAAATGGTGAAGCCATTGCAAAATATTTGAAGAATCATCCTAAAATAGAAAAAGTATACTGGCCAGGTTTTGAAGATCATCCTAATCATGAAGTTGCTAAAGCACAGATGGATGGTTTTGGAGGCATGATATCTTTTGTTACAAAAGGCAGTGATTATGATAGTGCAATTAAGATCGTAGAGAATCTGAAAATTTTCACTTTAGCAGAATCTCTTGGTGGCGTAGAAAGCCTTGCAGGTCATCCGGCAAGTATGACACATGCTTCTATTCCCAAAGAAGAACGTGAGAAAACAGGAGTGGTTGATTCCTTAATTAGATTAAGTGTTGGTATAGAAGATGTAGATGACCTAATTACTGATCTTGACCAAGCCATTGGATAA
- the gdhA gene encoding NADP-specific glutamate dehydrogenase, producing MQTKIDAFMEEVKARNAHEPEFLQAVQEVAETVIPYIATKEIYNGKNILLRMVEPERAIMFRVPWVDDKGEIHVNRGYRIQMNSAIGPYKGGLRFHPSVNISILKFLAFEQVFKNSLTTLPMGGGKGGSDFDPKGKSDDEIMRFCHSFMSELFRHIGPDTDVPAGDIGVGGREIGFLFGMYRKMRNEFTGVLTGKGLTWGGSLIRPEATGYGTVYFAKNMLETQGGSFEGKTVTVSGSGNVAQYAAEKATQLGAKVVTLSDSSGYVYDKDGIDAEKLAFVMELKNVRRGRISEYADKYPSAEFHKGKTPWEVKCDIALPCATQNELNGEDAKTLIANGCVCVSEGANMPSTPEAISAFHEAKIFFAPGKASNAGGVATSGLEMTQNSLRYNWTREEVDNKLKQIMEDIHSACLEYGTDDNGYVDYVKGANIAGFVKVADAMLAQGVI from the coding sequence ATGCAAACAAAGATAGATGCATTCATGGAAGAAGTAAAGGCTCGTAATGCTCATGAGCCTGAGTTCTTACAAGCGGTACAAGAAGTTGCCGAAACTGTAATCCCTTACATCGCTACAAAAGAAATTTATAACGGGAAGAACATCCTGTTAAGAATGGTTGAGCCAGAGAGAGCGATCATGTTTCGTGTGCCTTGGGTAGACGATAAAGGAGAAATTCATGTGAATAGAGGATACCGAATTCAGATGAATTCTGCAATAGGACCATACAAAGGAGGGTTACGTTTTCATCCTTCTGTAAACATAAGTATTTTAAAGTTTTTAGCTTTTGAACAGGTTTTCAAAAATAGCCTAACTACTCTCCCTATGGGAGGTGGTAAAGGAGGATCTGACTTTGATCCTAAAGGAAAATCTGACGATGAAATTATGCGCTTTTGCCATAGCTTTATGAGTGAGCTTTTTAGACATATTGGCCCTGATACCGATGTTCCTGCTGGAGATATTGGAGTAGGAGGTCGTGAAATAGGATTCTTATTCGGGATGTACCGTAAAATGCGTAATGAATTTACTGGTGTTCTTACCGGAAAAGGACTTACTTGGGGTGGATCTTTAATTCGTCCTGAAGCTACTGGATACGGAACTGTTTATTTTGCTAAAAATATGCTTGAAACTCAAGGAGGTTCTTTTGAAGGAAAAACAGTAACAGTTTCTGGTTCAGGAAATGTGGCACAATACGCTGCAGAAAAAGCAACGCAACTAGGAGCAAAAGTGGTAACACTTTCTGACTCTTCTGGATACGTTTATGATAAAGACGGAATTGATGCAGAAAAGCTTGCTTTTGTAATGGAACTTAAAAATGTAAGAAGAGGACGTATAAGTGAATATGCTGATAAATATCCTTCTGCAGAGTTTCATAAAGGAAAGACTCCATGGGAAGTGAAATGTGATATTGCATTACCATGTGCTACTCAAAATGAGTTGAATGGAGAAGATGCAAAAACACTAATAGCTAATGGTTGTGTTTGCGTTAGTGAAGGAGCTAATATGCCTAGTACACCAGAAGCAATATCAGCTTTTCATGAAGCTAAGATTTTCTTTGCCCCAGGAAAAGCCTCTAATGCAGGAGGTGTTGCAACATCTGGTTTAGAAATGACTCAAAACTCTTTGCGTTACAATTGGACTCGTGAAGAAGTAGATAATAAACTAAAACAAATTATGGAAGATATCCATTCTGCGTGCCTTGAATATGGTACAGATGATAATGGATATGTAGATTATGTAAAAGGAGCAAATATTGCTGGTTTTGTAAAAGTAGCTGATGCTATGTTGGCACAAGGCGTGATATAA
- a CDS encoding DUF4136 domain-containing protein, which produces MKHITLFFFLALFISCGVTNTVYDYDEQQDFSIYKTYAFYPEMSSGLNDLDQKRLLIVTESVMQNKGFTKSETPDIYMNFKTVINKTPSRNSIGVGVGSGSSGVSIGVGGSIPIGGPETFLELTIDFVDVKKDELVWQAIAERRFHPNAAPDVRTNFFQKIIEKTLAKYPPKKKK; this is translated from the coding sequence ATGAAACATATAACCCTTTTCTTTTTCTTAGCACTATTCATCTCATGTGGGGTTACAAATACAGTTTATGATTATGATGAACAACAGGATTTTTCAATTTACAAGACCTATGCTTTTTATCCAGAGATGAGTTCTGGGCTTAATGATTTGGATCAAAAACGATTATTGATAGTAACAGAGAGCGTCATGCAAAACAAGGGGTTTACCAAATCTGAAACTCCTGATATTTATATGAATTTTAAAACGGTTATTAATAAAACACCTTCTCGTAACAGTATTGGTGTAGGAGTTGGTAGTGGTAGTAGCGGAGTTAGTATTGGTGTCGGAGGATCTATTCCTATTGGTGGACCAGAAACTTTTTTAGAACTTACGATAGATTTTGTTGATGTCAAAAAAGATGAGTTGGTATGGCAGGCGATTGCCGAAAGGCGTTTTCATCCTAATGCAGCTCCAGATGTACGTACTAATTTCTTTCAAAAAATAATAGAAAAAACCTTAGCCAAATATCCACCCAAGAAGAAAAAATAA
- the recO gene encoding DNA repair protein RecO produces the protein MIINSPAIVIHSLRYSEADLIVSLFTKTSGLRSYLLKGVLKSKRGKIRASLFQPLTLLEIQAFHRDKGSLERIKEAKIKTIYKSLHTDFIKGTVVFFISEVLKNSIQEEETNTDLFEYLETALIWLDTHDTIGNFHITFLTKLTQYLGFYPDTPHIESDYFNMQDGIFQSTSSNVYCVCGDQVKLFKQFLGTTFEASMDIKLSKSIRSDILAMLLVYFELHLHGFKKPKSLSVLNEIFN, from the coding sequence ATGATAATCAATTCACCAGCAATAGTAATACACTCCTTACGATATAGTGAAGCAGACTTGATTGTTTCATTATTTACAAAAACAAGTGGGCTACGCTCTTATTTACTGAAAGGAGTTTTAAAATCTAAAAGAGGAAAAATTAGAGCATCATTATTTCAACCCCTTACCTTATTAGAAATACAAGCTTTTCATAGAGATAAAGGTTCCTTAGAGAGAATTAAAGAAGCCAAAATAAAAACAATTTATAAATCCTTACATACAGATTTTATAAAAGGTACAGTAGTGTTTTTTATTTCTGAAGTGCTTAAGAATTCTATCCAAGAAGAAGAAACAAATACAGATTTATTCGAATATCTTGAAACCGCTTTAATATGGTTAGATACACATGATACTATTGGTAATTTTCATATTACGTTTTTAACCAAACTTACCCAATATCTTGGTTTTTATCCTGATACTCCTCATATAGAATCAGATTATTTCAATATGCAGGATGGTATTTTTCAGTCTACCAGTAGCAATGTATACTGTGTATGTGGAGATCAGGTAAAATTATTCAAACAATTTTTAGGTACAACATTTGAAGCAAGTATGGATATTAAACTATCAAAGAGCATACGAAGTGATATTCTGGCTATGCTATTAGTATATTTTGAGCTACATTTGCACGGTTTTAAGAAACCGAAATCACTTTCTGTTTTAAACGAAATTTTTAATTAA